In Uranotaenia lowii strain MFRU-FL chromosome 2, ASM2978415v1, whole genome shotgun sequence, one genomic interval encodes:
- the LOC129749542 gene encoding uncharacterized protein LOC129749542, with translation MTIFKLVSILYLILCNLINNIQSSKQQEIHRDLDNQKLVYDDDAANLGESIYDDNEYQFYDSLQNRNTPINHETQLKQLSSYTDDEFAAALSKLSEAELDLLSRLIDQEELSEKVEKRENSQLKRECQYSCNDAAAGIEDDHQNDETSSRGINQASALRNFFTRYGKKKTTSIPTTTTRPNIKQATKYTTMKTFNKKLVYEYGTNRQARDHVEREVLSRINVLKSRIKPKQVKFVKKKGQTRRTLPYINNQQRSLGKSVTHNEKDISILEDSFPRAYQESDSQEIHIRVKRVGS, from the exons ATGACAATATTTAAACTTGTTTCCATTCTATATCTGATACTGTGCAATTTAATCAATAATATCCAGTCCTCAAAGCAACAGGAAATTCATCGTGATCTGGATAATCAAAAGTTAGTATACGATGATGATGCTGCTAACTTGGGAGAGTCGATATATGATGACAACGAATATCAATTCTACGATTCCCTACAAAACAGGAATACCCCGATAAATCACGAAACACAGTTGAAGCAACTTAGCAGCTATACTGATGATGAATTTGCAGCAGCTTTGTCAAAATTATCTGAAGCAGAATTAGATCTGTTGTCACGGTTGATTGACCAGGAGGAACTATCCGAGAAGGTCGAAAAACGGGAAAACTCTCAATTAAAACGAGAGTGTCAATATTCCTGTAACGATGCCGCCGCTGGGATTGAGGATGACCATCAGAACGACGAAACTTCATCACGAGGCATAAATCAAGCGTCCGCTTTACGCAATTTTTTCACTCGttatggaaagaaaaaaacaacttcaatACCTACCACAACGACACGACCAAACATCAAACAAGCAACAAAGTATACCACcatgaaaacttttaacaagAAGTTGGTCTACGAATACGGCACAAATCGCCAGGCGAGAGATCATGTCGAACGAGAAGTTTTATCCAGAATAAACGTTTTGAAAAGCCGCATCAAGCCGAAGCAAG TTAAATTTGTCAAGAAAAAAGGACAAACCCGTAGAACATTGCCATACATTAACAATCAACAGCGTTCTTTAGGAAAAAGCGTGACCCACAACGAAAAAGATATTTCAATCCTTGAAGATTCCTTCCCAAGGGCATATCAAGAATCTGATTCGCAGGAAATACATATTCGAGTGAAAAGAGTTGGTTCTTAA